From Verrucomicrobia bacterium S94, the proteins below share one genomic window:
- a CDS encoding alkaline phosphatase family protein, with product MEELGGENGYRVCEEKKEQGEAVNRRKFTTASVAFGLFGHRVAGKELPIHQKLGKGSLDVSLRILNLHGEQPRAIQNLFKASHPILFAEKNQTFAELMRHPEIVKRCADAGMTHLGGPMLGCISETGASVWIRTLKPASVTVEAAGRVYGPVKSSEESDLTAVVRVDGLEPDRETGYRVLIDGKPIHFNGSTVIRTTSEKPGTTRIAWGSCWHRWGLGHPQMDLVRKRKPSALLMIGDSAVQDRRGKTGAARFDVMLRDLTPRWTTFCSEIPVYATWDDHDYAGNDIGGLVEGRFSAEDRSNVRDLWTQTWVNPGYGFEKERSGIFFKTRIGPADVIMIDNRYFRDHRKGLNSFLGKAQMDWVKQQLLESKAPFIILSCGTMWSDYVSNGKDSWGRYDKEGREELSRFIEAHKIGGVLLISGDRHGARGFTIPRNNGFKFYEFGGACFGGRIGPPARDPAWTTQLYGIAAEYAFSEFEFDTAKADPEVTMRLIHESGREVYSITLKRSELTPD from the coding sequence ATGGAAGAACTGGGCGGAGAAAACGGGTATCGGGTCTGTGAAGAAAAAAAAGAACAAGGAGAAGCAGTGAATCGGAGAAAATTTACAACGGCATCAGTGGCGTTCGGTCTGTTCGGGCATCGGGTTGCCGGAAAAGAACTGCCGATCCATCAGAAACTCGGAAAGGGGTCACTGGATGTCAGTTTGAGAATTCTCAACCTTCATGGAGAACAGCCGAGAGCCATTCAGAATTTATTCAAGGCATCGCATCCTATTCTGTTTGCGGAAAAAAATCAGACGTTTGCCGAACTGATGAGGCATCCGGAAATTGTTAAACGTTGTGCGGATGCCGGAATGACCCATCTCGGCGGTCCGATGCTGGGGTGTATTTCAGAAACGGGGGCATCGGTATGGATCCGGACGTTAAAGCCGGCGTCGGTTACCGTTGAAGCGGCCGGCCGGGTTTATGGACCGGTTAAAAGTTCGGAGGAAAGTGATCTGACGGCTGTGGTCCGCGTGGATGGGCTTGAACCGGACCGCGAGACGGGATATCGGGTGCTGATTGACGGGAAGCCGATTCATTTTAACGGAAGTACCGTGATACGTACCACGTCGGAAAAGCCCGGGACCACCCGCATTGCCTGGGGAAGCTGCTGGCACCGCTGGGGGCTGGGGCATCCTCAGATGGATCTGGTCCGGAAACGTAAGCCGAGTGCATTGCTGATGATTGGAGACAGCGCGGTTCAGGATCGGCGGGGGAAAACCGGTGCGGCCCGTTTCGATGTGATGCTGCGCGATCTGACGCCCCGGTGGACAACATTCTGTTCGGAAATCCCGGTTTATGCCACCTGGGATGATCATGATTATGCGGGTAACGATATCGGTGGTCTGGTTGAAGGCAGGTTTTCAGCGGAGGATCGGTCGAATGTCCGGGATCTGTGGACGCAGACCTGGGTTAATCCCGGCTACGGTTTCGAGAAAGAACGGAGCGGTATCTTTTTCAAAACACGGATCGGTCCGGCGGATGTGATTATGATCGACAACCGCTATTTCCGGGATCACAGAAAAGGGCTGAACTCCTTTCTCGGTAAAGCGCAGATGGACTGGGTGAAGCAGCAGCTGCTGGAGAGTAAAGCGCCGTTTATCATTCTTTCCTGCGGAACCATGTGGAGCGATTATGTCTCCAACGGAAAGGACTCCTGGGGCAGATATGATAAAGAGGGCCGCGAGGAGCTTTCCCGTTTTATTGAAGCGCATAAAATCGGAGGTGTCCTGCTGATTTCCGGAGACCGGCACGGCGCGCGCGGTTTTACCATTCCGCGGAATAACGGATTTAAGTTTTATGAATTCGGCGGGGCCTGTTTCGGCGGACGCATCGGGCCGCCGGCCAGAGATCCGGCCTGGACCACGCAGCTGTATGGTATTGCTGCGGAGTATGCATTCAGCGAGTTCGAATTCGATACTGCAAAAGCCGATCCCGAAGTGACAATGCGTCTGATTCATGAATCGGGCCGCGAAGTCTATTCGATCACGCTGAAGCGCAGCGAACTGACTCCGGATTAG
- a CDS encoding response regulator transcription factor: MIRILVVDDNALMRLGLTEAIGIEPELEVAGEAGNSVEALEVFRREKPDVITMDYQMPGGESGIECTKKIRAEDPEAKVILLSVFDSEEDIYLAKQAGVKGYLTKKAGGVRDVIAAIQEVAAGGTYFPPQISAKLDNRLKQPDLTRREMEVLKLLADGNSNKEIGDVLNISLATVKLHIANLRDKLGAADRTQAVVFAYKRGILHLDD, translated from the coding sequence ATGATTCGTATTCTTGTGGTGGATGATAATGCATTGATGCGTTTGGGCCTGACCGAGGCGATCGGGATCGAGCCGGAGCTGGAAGTGGCCGGTGAGGCTGGAAACAGTGTCGAAGCGCTGGAGGTTTTCCGTAGGGAAAAGCCGGACGTGATTACGATGGATTATCAGATGCCCGGTGGCGAAAGCGGGATTGAATGCACAAAAAAAATCAGGGCTGAAGATCCGGAAGCCAAAGTGATTCTGCTTTCGGTTTTTGATTCCGAAGAGGATATTTATCTGGCCAAGCAGGCCGGGGTGAAAGGCTATCTGACCAAAAAGGCCGGAGGAGTTCGCGATGTCATCGCAGCGATTCAGGAGGTCGCGGCCGGAGGAACCTATTTTCCTCCTCAGATTTCGGCCAAACTGGACAACCGGTTGAAACAGCCGGATCTGACCCGTCGTGAAATGGAAGTGCTGAAATTATTAGCAGACGGCAACAGCAATAAGGAAATCGGAGATGTGCTCAATATTTCTCTGGCTACCGTTAAACTGCATATTGCCAATCTACGCGATAAACTCGGTGCGGCTGACCGGACTCAGGCCGTTGTTTTTGCCTATAAACGCGGTATTCTTCATCTGGACGACTGA
- a CDS encoding sensor histidine kinase, which yields MVYIAILSLMLSVTASALSYVPVSSIEEIRNLPPEHAEKALPVKIEGQIVWKNPEQGSFFLRSGERCIFVMRPAGNLDPDRFSAGQLVEVEGVTRKGEFTPSILAETISVRGRAQRPEGRPFYAFETFSPMNDADWISIKGRLVSMRRITGGEMIYDCMVLDLEFHNALLSVLLPWSEAAENRVKELMFSRVQFNAVAGTQYNTDRQLVGRTLHVDSAEDFKVIDNRHGEKGRVPRPIHELARSGVDLRYPVMTYGTVTAIGENQIFLRGEKACLKATVREIPEVRVGDMVELEGFARHGPISPSFLARRIRKIESEKAPEPVPMLLDAALRQRWDTWPDAYLNYELVQLEAEVVDISESFGLATGLIEHTLVCRLDKHLFTVKLPSEFPNMNALKAGAEVRVTGICNLLRSTERQWRLYVDWFWIQPRNAGDIEILAPAPWWTAERLILVLGILGGAFVLILIWTNMLRRTVTRQTAVIAEKIEQESVLNERQRVARELHDNLEQGLTGSILQLGGCRRLQKMGFEKHAGLIRQALECDRADEQKEYLRKLELELAADSIRNKKALKVVEDILKFCSNESRLSILDLRGGLLEKMNLVEAVQLTLEKIREEQGIHCDLSVTGEMCRLQHVAERNLLLLIREAVSNAVRHAEPDTIHVMLDFTDGLTVSIADDGCGFPVEQGGKYGHFGLQGMQERMSRIKGTLKIVSTVGSGTVVTGRLDSLKEWKK from the coding sequence ATGGTGTATATAGCAATTTTAAGTCTGATGCTGTCGGTGACTGCTTCCGCTTTGTCCTATGTGCCGGTATCCAGTATCGAGGAGATTCGGAACCTTCCGCCTGAGCACGCTGAAAAGGCGCTCCCGGTAAAAATTGAAGGGCAGATTGTCTGGAAAAATCCGGAACAGGGCTCCTTTTTTCTGCGCAGTGGTGAACGCTGTATATTTGTGATGCGGCCGGCCGGCAATCTGGATCCTGACCGCTTTTCCGCGGGGCAGCTGGTCGAGGTCGAAGGCGTTACCCGTAAAGGAGAATTTACACCGTCGATTCTGGCTGAAACCATTTCGGTGCGAGGACGCGCGCAACGGCCTGAAGGCCGTCCGTTTTATGCATTTGAAACTTTTTCTCCGATGAACGATGCCGACTGGATTTCCATTAAGGGGCGTCTTGTTTCGATGCGGAGGATAACCGGCGGGGAAATGATTTATGACTGCATGGTGCTGGACCTGGAGTTTCATAATGCGCTGCTCAGCGTTTTGCTTCCGTGGTCGGAGGCGGCGGAAAACCGGGTTAAGGAGCTGATGTTTTCGCGGGTGCAGTTTAATGCTGTGGCCGGTACCCAGTACAATACCGATCGTCAGTTGGTGGGTCGCACGCTGCATGTCGATTCTGCAGAGGATTTTAAGGTGATCGACAATCGTCACGGTGAAAAAGGACGAGTGCCGAGGCCGATACATGAATTGGCGAGAAGCGGTGTAGACCTTCGTTATCCGGTGATGACCTACGGGACCGTCACGGCCATTGGTGAGAATCAGATTTTTCTGCGTGGTGAGAAAGCATGTCTGAAGGCGACCGTCCGGGAGATTCCGGAAGTGAGGGTCGGTGATATGGTGGAGCTGGAGGGATTTGCCCGTCATGGTCCGATCAGTCCGTCTTTTCTGGCCCGCAGGATTCGGAAAATAGAATCGGAGAAGGCGCCGGAACCGGTTCCGATGCTGCTGGATGCCGCGTTGCGGCAACGATGGGATACGTGGCCGGATGCCTATCTGAATTATGAGCTGGTTCAGCTGGAGGCCGAGGTGGTGGATATTTCCGAGTCGTTTGGCCTGGCGACCGGGTTGATCGAACACACACTGGTCTGCCGGCTGGATAAGCATCTGTTCACCGTGAAGCTGCCGTCTGAATTTCCGAATATGAATGCGCTGAAAGCCGGAGCTGAAGTGAGGGTGACCGGGATATGCAATCTGCTGCGGAGTACGGAGCGGCAGTGGCGATTGTATGTCGACTGGTTCTGGATTCAGCCGCGCAATGCCGGTGATATCGAAATTCTGGCTCCGGCACCCTGGTGGACAGCGGAGCGGCTGATTCTTGTGCTGGGCATACTGGGCGGAGCTTTTGTGCTGATTCTGATCTGGACGAATATGCTGCGGCGCACGGTGACCAGACAGACCGCTGTGATTGCTGAAAAAATAGAACAGGAATCGGTTCTGAACGAGCGCCAGCGCGTTGCCCGGGAGTTGCATGATAATCTTGAACAGGGATTGACCGGTTCCATTCTCCAGCTGGGCGGCTGCCGGCGTCTGCAGAAAATGGGCTTTGAAAAACATGCCGGTTTGATTCGGCAGGCTCTTGAGTGCGACCGAGCTGACGAGCAGAAGGAGTATTTGCGTAAACTGGAACTGGAACTGGCGGCGGATTCGATACGGAACAAAAAGGCGCTGAAGGTCGTAGAGGATATTCTTAAATTCTGTTCAAATGAATCCCGCCTTTCAATTCTGGACCTTCGGGGCGGATTGCTGGAAAAAATGAATCTTGTTGAAGCCGTCCAGTTGACGCTGGAGAAAATCAGGGAGGAGCAGGGAATTCACTGTGACCTCTCTGTGACAGGAGAAATGTGCCGGCTGCAGCATGTTGCGGAGCGCAACCTTCTACTGCTGATCCGGGAAGCGGTTTCAAATGCAGTGCGGCACGCAGAACCGGATACAATTCATGTCATGCTGGATTTTACGGACGGTTTAACTGTATCTATTGCGGATGACGGATGCGGTTTCCCGGTGGAACAAGGCGGAAAATATGGACACTTCGGACTGCAGGGTATGCAGGAGCGAATGAGCCGTATTAAGGGAACGTTGAAAATTGTCAGTACGGTCGGTTCCGGTACAGTGGTTACAGGCCGACTCGATTCCCTGAAGGAATGGAAGAAATAG
- a CDS encoding sensor histidine kinase: MDAVAGGADGQISERKTLRFCLCSEDSAEVEGEEPPLPCSSDSGLLDCSVMSFSMKRSGVRFFLMFFLALGAAAQGALDSIYRLRRMKPENAAEGRPVELQAQVVRTNPLQNGLFIFDGEEGVFVEGPTDPAVVKGLKQGDLVRIAGVTTAGGFAPAVRAESIEVVGHEPVPDGRPVQNNDFLSTGLDATWVQVRGRVLSLTRSANSKFIQVEVRRNARILNLQVPYSKENMKKLESHLFSFVHCNAVAGTVFNLNRQMVDRIFYVHSADDFRKAGTEFRMNVEMEARIHELMRFRMVVNRPIRTFGTVIHAAEGEIFIRNEKAGLRVSVPPATQVKPGDEVAVVGIVDPQPVSPAFIAGSVEVLGHSGPLEPITIDLQKDPIDARLNFNLIQVEAELVDYSSEYFSEDGSTMQLLRCRAGEQVFDVVLPADMQHDERLEPGAELRLTGLCNILKRPDRRWYLDVVGFRLEVRDAGDVEVLSPAPWWNTRRLLWFSGSAVTSSALFLIWIAALRKTVERQTRIISEKVEREAVMEERSRMARELHDNLEQGLAGASIQLSGCQRLVELNREQQLAFLEQFESMMENDRQGALIERQRFEVEKAAAKNSRALEVVENMVMRCSQESRATILELRGGLLEKMDLLSAVEISIEPLARECGAELQYEHKGNPVRLKLKAERNLLLFIKEAVSNAARHASPSVIRVMIEYQDDALDILVEDDGIGFDVSGSVKLGHFGLQGMRERAEQLHGELNVMSEKGKGTSICLKIPSLRKWLVS, encoded by the coding sequence ATGGACGCAGTCGCCGGAGGCGCTGACGGTCAGATTTCCGAAAGAAAAACCCTGCGATTTTGCCTATGTTCTGAAGATTCGGCGGAAGTAGAGGGGGAAGAACCTCCCCTGCCTTGTTCTTCGGATTCCGGCCTGCTAGATTGTTCTGTTATGAGTTTTTCAATGAAACGGTCTGGGGTTCGATTTTTTCTGATGTTTTTTTTGGCACTCGGTGCGGCGGCACAGGGTGCGCTGGATTCGATATATCGTTTGCGGCGGATGAAGCCGGAAAATGCGGCCGAAGGACGGCCGGTTGAGCTGCAGGCCCAGGTGGTTCGTACGAATCCTCTGCAGAACGGACTTTTCATTTTTGATGGAGAGGAGGGCGTGTTTGTGGAGGGGCCGACGGACCCCGCTGTGGTTAAGGGGTTGAAGCAGGGTGATCTGGTCCGGATTGCGGGGGTTACCACTGCCGGTGGGTTTGCACCGGCGGTCCGAGCGGAATCCATTGAGGTGGTGGGGCATGAGCCGGTTCCGGATGGGCGCCCTGTGCAGAATAATGATTTTCTTTCCACCGGCCTGGATGCAACCTGGGTTCAGGTTCGCGGCCGGGTACTATCATTGACCCGGTCGGCCAATTCTAAATTTATTCAGGTGGAGGTCCGACGAAACGCTCGGATTCTCAATCTGCAGGTTCCTTATTCCAAAGAGAATATGAAAAAACTGGAATCTCATCTTTTCAGTTTTGTTCACTGCAATGCCGTTGCGGGGACAGTGTTCAACCTGAACCGGCAGATGGTGGATCGCATTTTTTATGTACATTCCGCCGATGATTTCAGAAAGGCGGGAACCGAATTCCGGATGAATGTGGAGATGGAGGCCCGGATTCATGAGCTGATGCGTTTCCGTATGGTGGTGAACCGGCCGATCCGGACCTTTGGAACCGTTATTCATGCAGCGGAAGGCGAAATCTTTATCCGCAACGAAAAGGCCGGGCTCCGGGTATCTGTACCTCCGGCAACGCAGGTTAAACCGGGTGATGAAGTTGCCGTGGTCGGTATTGTGGATCCGCAGCCGGTCAGTCCGGCCTTTATTGCCGGTTCAGTGGAGGTGTTGGGTCATTCGGGACCGCTGGAACCGATTACCATAGATCTTCAGAAGGATCCTATTGATGCGCGCCTTAATTTTAACCTGATTCAGGTGGAAGCGGAACTGGTGGATTACAGCAGTGAATATTTCAGCGAAGACGGTTCCACTATGCAGCTGCTGCGATGCCGGGCGGGTGAACAGGTTTTCGATGTGGTGCTTCCTGCCGATATGCAGCATGATGAGCGGCTGGAACCGGGGGCGGAACTCCGTCTGACCGGTTTGTGTAATATTCTGAAGCGGCCTGACCGTCGTTGGTATCTTGATGTGGTCGGTTTCCGGCTGGAGGTGCGGGATGCGGGGGATGTTGAGGTGCTGTCGCCGGCTCCGTGGTGGAATACCCGCCGACTGCTCTGGTTTTCAGGGAGTGCAGTCACATCGTCCGCCCTGTTTCTGATCTGGATTGCGGCTTTGCGTAAAACGGTTGAGCGTCAGACCCGGATTATCAGTGAAAAGGTGGAGCGGGAGGCGGTTATGGAGGAACGCTCGCGTATGGCACGCGAACTACATGATAATCTGGAACAGGGACTGGCCGGGGCATCGATTCAGCTGAGCGGTTGTCAGCGGCTGGTCGAACTGAACCGGGAGCAGCAGCTGGCGTTCCTGGAACAGTTTGAGTCGATGATGGAAAACGACAGGCAGGGTGCCCTGATCGAACGTCAGCGGTTTGAGGTGGAGAAGGCGGCGGCGAAAAATTCCCGTGCGCTGGAAGTGGTGGAAAATATGGTGATGCGTTGCAGTCAGGAATCGCGTGCAACGATTCTCGAACTGCGCGGCGGTCTGCTGGAAAAAATGGATTTACTCTCGGCGGTGGAGATCAGTATTGAACCGCTGGCCCGGGAATGCGGGGCGGAACTGCAGTATGAGCACAAGGGGAATCCGGTGCGTCTGAAACTGAAAGCAGAGCGGAATCTGCTGCTGTTTATTAAAGAAGCTGTCAGCAATGCGGCCCGGCATGCGTCTCCTTCCGTAATTCGTGTGATGATAGAATATCAGGACGACGCGCTGGATATTCTTGTAGAGGATGACGGCATCGGTTTTGATGTATCGGGCAGTGTAAAACTCGGACATTTCGGTTTGCAGGGTATGAGAGAACGTGCGGAACAGTTGCACGGTGAACTGAATGTAATGAGTGAAAAAGGAAAGGGAACTTCCATTTGTCTGAAGATTCCTTCGCTCAGAAAATGGCTGGTGAGTTGA
- a CDS encoding response regulator transcription factor — MNDIIRILVVDDNQLMRRGLIGSLEIEPDLKVIGEAASGEEALDFIKQETPDVITMDYQMPGDNGVVTCRKILEQLPEARIILLSVFDSEEDVWQAVRAGVKGYLTKKSGDADELLEAIRNVALGGDYFPPVIARKLEDRLKQPDLTKREMEILKLLAEGNTNKEMAEILGISDVTVKLHLSNLREKLGAVDRTQAVVLAYKKGILHI; from the coding sequence ATGAATGATATAATCAGAATTCTGGTCGTGGATGACAATCAGCTGATGCGCAGAGGATTGATCGGCAGTCTTGAAATCGAGCCGGACCTGAAAGTGATCGGTGAGGCGGCCAGTGGTGAGGAAGCGCTTGATTTCATTAAGCAGGAAACGCCCGATGTAATTACCATGGATTATCAGATGCCGGGCGATAACGGTGTGGTTACCTGCCGCAAGATTCTGGAGCAGCTTCCCGAAGCCAGAATAATCCTTCTTTCCGTATTCGATTCCGAGGAGGATGTCTGGCAGGCCGTGCGTGCGGGGGTTAAAGGATATCTGACCAAGAAATCCGGTGATGCAGACGAGCTGCTGGAGGCGATTCGCAATGTTGCCCTCGGAGGAGACTATTTTCCTCCGGTCATTGCGCGGAAACTTGAGGATCGCCTGAAACAGCCGGATTTAACAAAGCGGGAGATGGAAATTCTCAAATTACTGGCGGAAGGGAATACGAACAAGGAGATGGCTGAGATTCTGGGCATTTCCGATGTAACCGTGAAGCTGCATCTGTCGAACCTTCGTGAAAAACTGGGAGCGGTTGACCGGACCCAGGCCGTTGTGCTGGCCTATAAAAAGGGGATTCTGCATATCTAG
- a CDS encoding sulfatase, giving the protein MRHILKWMMITVCAVSVYAAERPNFLIILADDLGYADLGFTGSTEIRTPALDKLAHDGVQFANGYVTHPYCGPSRAGLITGRYQARFGLEINLTNAFFDQYSGLPLSEVTFAKRLKQSGYRTGMIGKWHLGGSHVYHPNNRGFDYFFGFLSGGHTYFPENVNTTFPLELENGKPHYTANEGGYWPLSRNNNTAEFDEYLTTQLSREAAQFVRESDKPFCLYLAYNAPHAPLEAPKELIEKYAHIDHRERRIYAAMVDAMDQGIGMVVEALKDSGKFEDTVIFFLSDNGGIVDKARPYGTPRGASHDWGDSGNFRGGKGSMLEGGNHVPFIMHWPNGLKGGITYDLPVISLDIAATVVALGKGDTSGPEIEGVNLIPYITGEKKEAPHNALFWRMQDGQYWAVRTPEAKYLLPRSEVGDKPMLFDMKRDPYERNNIVDEQPELRKKLAKLWNEWNAGNQPNKFLQAGAYQQARLKFYADLRKKLNKEAAKKKPLVID; this is encoded by the coding sequence ATGAGACATATTTTGAAATGGATGATGATAACGGTCTGTGCGGTTTCGGTTTATGCTGCGGAGCGGCCGAACTTTCTGATCATTCTTGCGGATGATCTGGGTTATGCGGATCTGGGATTTACCGGTTCAACGGAAATCAGAACTCCGGCACTGGATAAGCTGGCTCATGATGGGGTACAGTTTGCGAACGGTTATGTTACGCATCCGTACTGCGGGCCGTCGCGTGCGGGATTGATCACAGGGCGGTATCAGGCGCGATTCGGTTTGGAAATTAATTTAACCAATGCCTTTTTTGATCAGTACAGCGGTCTGCCCCTGAGCGAAGTGACCTTTGCAAAACGGTTGAAGCAGTCCGGATACCGTACCGGAATGATTGGGAAATGGCACCTTGGCGGGTCGCATGTTTACCATCCGAACAATCGGGGATTTGATTATTTTTTCGGTTTTCTGTCGGGCGGCCATACCTATTTCCCGGAAAACGTAAATACCACCTTTCCGCTTGAGCTTGAGAACGGCAAGCCGCACTACACGGCCAATGAAGGCGGTTATTGGCCGCTGTCGCGCAACAACAATACGGCGGAGTTTGATGAATATCTGACGACGCAGCTGAGTCGTGAAGCAGCTCAGTTTGTTCGCGAATCGGATAAACCCTTTTGTCTTTATCTGGCCTATAACGCGCCGCATGCGCCTTTGGAGGCTCCGAAAGAGCTGATTGAAAAATATGCACACATCGACCATCGGGAGCGGCGGATTTATGCGGCGATGGTGGATGCAATGGACCAGGGAATCGGCATGGTGGTTGAAGCGCTGAAAGATTCCGGAAAGTTTGAGGACACCGTGATCTTTTTTCTGTCGGACAACGGCGGAATTGTCGATAAGGCCCGTCCTTACGGAACGCCGCGGGGGGCATCGCATGACTGGGGAGACAGCGGTAATTTCCGCGGCGGGAAAGGCAGTATGCTGGAAGGTGGGAATCATGTTCCGTTTATTATGCACTGGCCGAACGGGTTGAAAGGCGGCATCACCTATGATCTGCCGGTAATTTCGCTCGATATTGCAGCAACCGTTGTTGCATTGGGAAAGGGCGATACTTCAGGGCCGGAGATTGAGGGCGTGAATCTTATTCCGTATATCACCGGAGAAAAGAAAGAGGCTCCGCATAACGCCCTCTTTTGGCGTATGCAGGATGGACAGTACTGGGCGGTCCGTACTCCGGAGGCTAAATACCTTCTTCCGCGAAGTGAGGTCGGTGATAAGCCGATGCTTTTCGATATGAAGCGGGATCCTTATGAACGCAATAATATTGTCGATGAGCAACCGGAACTGCGGAAGAAACTGGCAAAGCTATGGAATGAATGGAATGCCGGAAATCAGCCGAATAAATTTCTGCAGGCCGGGGCCTATCAGCAGGCCCGGCTTAAATTTTATGCAGATCTTCGGAAGAAGCTGAATAAAGAAGCCGCAAAGAAAAAACCGCTGGTGATCGATTAG
- a CDS encoding PEP-CTERM sorting domain-containing protein, which yields MKNWMITLMVIPAVVAHGSLLTDNFDSGMDAAWVISYQGTADADTYAAATGTESAFTAASNPTGKSLLMYDESDVGEVNLRFTMDSGSVGDGEALRVQFDFMSPSANAATLANMQIQSDTGKGSNTSFFQNKTGTDSNQFLNHDGSSNVMLSDTIKEDTWYRFTGEYAPNGADPDTYKITLTEYGGETQVWETTPQTDKGSVNSVLFHWNIPETSKGSEYYLDNVDIAVIPEPATLGLIALFGGSILVVRRRFAV from the coding sequence ATGAAGAACTGGATGATCACACTCATGGTTATTCCGGCAGTTGTGGCGCATGGCTCGCTACTGACGGATAATTTTGACAGCGGTATGGATGCCGCGTGGGTTATTTCCTATCAGGGCACAGCGGATGCGGATACGTATGCCGCTGCGACCGGAACGGAATCCGCATTTACAGCCGCCTCCAATCCGACGGGGAAATCGCTTCTGATGTACGATGAATCCGACGTTGGAGAGGTTAATCTCAGATTCACCATGGACAGCGGAAGTGTCGGTGACGGAGAAGCCCTGAGGGTTCAATTTGATTTTATGAGCCCGAGTGCAAACGCAGCGACTCTGGCGAATATGCAGATACAGTCGGATACCGGTAAAGGTTCCAATACGAGTTTCTTTCAGAACAAAACAGGAACAGACAGCAATCAGTTTCTGAATCATGACGGCAGTAGTAATGTTATGCTTTCAGATACGATAAAGGAGGATACCTGGTATCGTTTTACCGGTGAATATGCTCCGAACGGTGCTGATCCGGATACGTATAAAATTACACTGACGGAATACGGAGGAGAAACCCAGGTCTGGGAAACGACTCCCCAGACGGATAAAGGGTCTGTGAATTCAGTTCTGTTCCACTGGAATATTCCTGAAACTTCCAAAGGAAGCGAATACTATCTGGATAATGTGGATATTGCTGTGATTCCGGAACCGGCGACCTTGGGCCTGATTGCTTTGTTCGGCGGAAGTATCCTGGTTGTCCGTCGTCGTTTTGCGGTGTAA